In one window of Tachypleus tridentatus isolate NWPU-2018 chromosome 2, ASM421037v1, whole genome shotgun sequence DNA:
- the LOC143245106 gene encoding serine/threonine-protein kinase NIM1-like, which yields MPTAKISPVNETWPNSISQATMSSTGSTDTVGSSSSKYLDKSDMTPYQRILKNLNFNERWQKDIALGRRIGFYQIQGELGTGNFSHVKIATHCLMKEKVAVKILDKSTLDQKTYKMLTREIRSMETLHHPHAIRLFEVIETFTKIFLIMEYANGGELFHRISTDGRFSEEEAKPLFAQVIAAVDHMVR from the exons ATGCCAACAGCTAAGATATCTCCAGTGAATGAAACGTGGCCAAACTCTATTTCTCAGGCCACCATGTCCAGTACAGGAAGTACAGACACCGTTGGAAGTTCAAGTAGCAAGTATCTGGATAAATCAGACATGACACCGTATCAAAGAATCCTCAAGAATCTCAACTTTAATGAACGCTGGCAGAAAGACATTGCATTAGGACGAAGAATAGGTTTTTATCAGATTCAGGGAGAACTGGGAACTGGCAATTTTTCACACGTTAAGATTGCTACCCATTGTCTCatgaaag agaaAGTAGCGGTGAAGATTCTTGATAAATCGACTTTAGAtcaaaaaacttacaaaatgttAACTCGAGAAATTAGAAGCATGGAAACGCTTCACCATCCTCATGCCATAAGGCTCTTTGAAGTCATTGAAACGTTTACTAAAATATTCCTTATCATGGAATATGCCAACGGAGGAGAACTCTTTCATCGAATCTCAACTGATGGACGCTTCTCTGAAGAAGAGGCCAAACCATTGTTCGCTCAGGTTATAGCTGCTGTAGATCACATGGTAAGATAA